In the genome of Cheilinus undulatus linkage group 6, ASM1832078v1, whole genome shotgun sequence, one region contains:
- the tomm20a gene encoding translocase of outer mitochondrial membrane 20 has translation MVNGRTGAAVAGLCGALFIAYCFYFDRKRRSDPKFKEKLRERRRKQKVPGEKSGLAKLPDLKDAEAVQKFFLEEIQLGEELLSQGEFEKGVDHLTNAIAVCGQPQQLLQVLQQTLPPPVFQMLLTKLPTISQRIVSSQSLTEDDIE, from the exons ATGGTGAACGGAAGGACCGGGGCGGCGGTGGCCGGCCTCTGTGGGGCTCTTTTTATCGCCTACTGCTTTTATTTCGACAGAAAAAGACGAAGCGACCCCAAATTTAAGGAGAAACTCCGTGAAC GTAGAAGAAAGCAGAAAGTTCCTGGTGAGAAGTCTGGACTGGCCAAG CTCCCAGACCTGAAGGACGCCGAGGCTGTTCAGAAGTTCTTCCTGGAGGAGATTCAACTGGGAGAGGAGCTGCTGTCACAGG GTGAATTTGAGAAAGGCGTGGACCACCTGACCAACGCCATCGCCGTCTGTGGTCAGCCTCAGCAGCTGCTCCAGGTCCTCCAGCAGACTCTGCCACCTCCAGTTTTCCAAATGCTGCTCACCAAACTTCCCACCATCAGCCAG cGAATCGTCAGCTCACAGTCTTTAACAGAAGACGACATCGAATGA